A segment of the Flavobacteriales bacterium genome:
GGCCGCTGCCCTGCACGGCGTGGCCCTGCCCGACCTCATGAAATCGCTCAACCGCTTCTCGCTCCAGCCGGATGGCGTTGCGGTGAGCCGGAAACGTGAACGGCAGCAGGACCGTCGCAAGCTCAGTCCAGAGCAAGAGGGGGCCCTCCATGCGCTGATCCGTTCAGGCACGCCGGACATGATGGGCGGCATCGAGCGCCTATGGAACCGTGAGAGCGTGCGCTGGCTAGTTGCAAGGGATACCGGGCAGCTGTTGCCGGAGCGCACGCTGAGCAGCTACCTCGAGCGCTGGGGATTTGCCCCGGACAAGCCCATGCGCGTGATGGCTGCGAAGCATCCGATGCGCATGCGGGAATGGCTCAAGCGTGACTATCCCGTTATCGCCATGCTCGCCCGCGAAGCTGATGGTCGCGTAGGCTGGTGGGGCCAGGCCCCGTTGTTGGCCAGGCAGCAGGGCAAGATCGGCCCCGGCACCAAACCCGCATTGATCGAGAGCCCGCTGTGGGAGGCTGGGCGCTTCAACTTGCTCTTCATCATCGGCAACAGGGGCCATGCGCGATGGCGCGTGCATGAGGGCGCGCTCACAGCGGCCCTTGCCATTGACCTGCTGGAGCGCTTCCTGGCCGAGGAGCCGCGCAAGCTCTTCCTGATCCTGCCCTCCGACCCCATGTTCGCCACGCCTGAATTCGTTTCGTGGGCATTGAAGAACAAGGACCGAGTAAGCTTCCATCTCTTCCAGCACGAGGCCTCGATGCGTCGCTGATCCGGTAACGGCGACTTAATGGAACGGATACGGAATGACCACGATGGGACAAGAATGTCCCAATGATGCCGAGGTTACTTCGCCGCCCTGAAAGAAACGCCATGGCCCGCATCCTGACACTCGCCCTTTCGATTCCCATGGCCATCGCGGCCGCTGCACAGGACTACTCGCCGCCAAACCCGAACGGGCTAGAGGGCATCATCGTGGAGACTTACTACGTGGCCGATGCCGATGATGCCGCCGACACCGATGGCGGCCCCGGCTTGGTTGAAGGCGCAAAGACCTACCGTGTTTACGTGGACATGCTGCCCGGCTATAAGCTGGTGAGCGTGGGCGGCTTCACCAACCACCCTTTTACGATCGGCACCACCACGAGCTTCTTCAACAACGACGACCGTGGCGAGGCCTGGGGCAGGGACATCCCTGCGCAGCACTTGAACAAGAACACCGTGGCCATTGATTCATGGCTCAGCTTCGGCGCAGCCAGCACCCTGCATTGGGGCGTCCTAAAAGCTGAGGACGCTGATGGCAGTGTCGTGGGCGGTTCCAATAACCAGAGTGGACTCTTGGTGAATGATGCGGTTGCAGCTGGCATTCCCCTCACCATCGCGGATGGGCTGATCAACCTTGGCACGGCGCCTGGCACCATCAACTCAGTGGGCAATCTTCCCGATTGTTTCGAGCCAGGCGGCAGCAACAGTTTCAGCGACGAGAACGTTGCGTGGGCCGTGCTCGGGGGAGTGAGCGGACCGACGGAGAGCAATCGCGTGCTCATCGGCCAGTTCACCACCGATGGGGATCTCAGTTTCTGCTTGAACCTCGCGCTGCGCATCCCTGATTCCTTGGTGTGCAGCGACCCGAATTGCCACACCCTGTTGCAGTTCTACAGCGAGGTGCTCCAATCCGATACGCTGGGTCAGGGTTTTGCAGGCCAGAACATCTTCTCGCATCCCACGCTCTGTTTCAACTCCGCGAACTCCACGGTTGATTGCCTGGGCGTGCCTAACGGACCGGCCGTTCCGGGAAGCGTTTGCGATGATGGCAATGCCGATACGAGCAACGATGTGTACAGCTCCGGCTGCGTGTGCTGGGGCCAGGACTGCGCAGGCACATACGGCGGCAACGAGCTGCCCGGCACTCCTTGCGACGATGG
Coding sequences within it:
- a CDS encoding winged helix-turn-helix domain-containing protein, whose translation is MPWKPIPMEARERMERMMLPSNRPYRTGMADETLLDRALRMAMHEVLDGAEPSLAAALHGVALPDLMKSLNRFSLQPDGVAVSRKRERQQDRRKLSPEQEGALHALIRSGTPDMMGGIERLWNRESVRWLVARDTGQLLPERTLSSYLERWGFAPDKPMRVMAAKHPMRMREWLKRDYPVIAMLAREADGRVGWWGQAPLLARQQGKIGPGTKPALIESPLWEAGRFNLLFIIGNRGHARWRVHEGALTAALAIDLLERFLAEEPRKLFLILPSDPMFATPEFVSWALKNKDRVSFHLFQHEASMRR
- a CDS encoding T9SS type A sorting domain-containing protein encodes the protein MARILTLALSIPMAIAAAAQDYSPPNPNGLEGIIVETYYVADADDAADTDGGPGLVEGAKTYRVYVDMLPGYKLVSVGGFTNHPFTIGTTTSFFNNDDRGEAWGRDIPAQHLNKNTVAIDSWLSFGAASTLHWGVLKAEDADGSVVGGSNNQSGLLVNDAVAAGIPLTIADGLINLGTAPGTINSVGNLPDCFEPGGSNSFSDENVAWAVLGGVSGPTESNRVLIGQFTTDGDLSFCLNLALRIPDSLVCSDPNCHTLLQFYSEVLQSDTLGQGFAGQNIFSHPTLCFNSANSTVDCLGVPNGPAVPGSVCDDGNADTSNDVYSSGCVCWGQDCAGTYGGNELPGTPCDDGNAATVNDTWQPGCICEGFTGVNEITAASARLSPNPTRGQLQVELLGAGGPLQWELRDMAGARVLSGTASVDRLLTLDLSRVSNGAYMLVIQRGGARSQHRVVKH